In one window of Camelus dromedarius isolate mCamDro1 chromosome 7, mCamDro1.pat, whole genome shotgun sequence DNA:
- the TMEM176A gene encoding transmembrane protein 176A: MSTGMETVDSGEVAPEAPQPTCIRVHIHQESALAKLLLSSCSLLQPLVPAPRPASRPLSSHRLLVASWAAQITLGILSGVLGGFLYIFYNSAMRASGAAIWTGAVAVLAGAVAFIYEKRGGIYWALLRTLLALGAFSTAMAAIITGASGFHKYSFYFYDSICDTSPSWGPTRPPGSPNPDVGRLRLCISYLDMLKALARSLQGLLLGVWVLLLLASLVPLCLYCWKRRRPKEKRDLPLEETAGSQ, from the exons ATGTCCACAGGCATGGAGACAGTAGACAGTGGGGAGGTGGCCCCTGAGGCTCCTCAGCCCACATGCATCCGGGTGCACATCCACCAGGAGTCCGCACTGGCCAAGCTCCTGCTGAGCAGCTGCTCCCTGCTGCAGCCCCTCGTCCCTGCGCCCCGCCCAGCCTCCCGGCCCTTGAGCAGCCACCGGCTGCTGGTGGCCTCCTGG GCAGCGCAGATCACGCTGGGAATACTGAGTGGGGTCCTGGGAGGATTCCTCTACATCTTCTACAACTCCGCCATGCGTGCATCAGGAGCTGCCATCTGGACAGGGGCTGTG GCTGTGCTGGCTGGAGCTGTCGCCttcatttatgagaaaagagGTGGCATCTACTGG gccctgctgaggACCCTGCTCGCCCTGGGAGCTTTCTCCACGGCCATGGCCGCCATCATCACTGGGGCTAGCGGTTTCCATAAGtactccttttatttttatgacagtATCTGTGATACCTCCCCATCCTGGGGGCCCACCCGGCCCCCCGGCTCTCCAAATCCAGATGTCGGAAGGCTACGGCTCTGCATCTCCTACTTGGACATGCTGAAG gccctggccagAAGCCTTCAGGGCCTGCTATTAGGTGTCTGGGTTCTGCTCCTTTTGGCGTCTCTGGTCCCCCTGTGTCTGTACTGCTGGAAAAGACGCCGACCTAAGGAG AAAAGAGACCTTCCCTTAGAAGAAACTGCTGGGAGCCAGTGA